One Luteimonas sp. MC1825 DNA segment encodes these proteins:
- the tsaD gene encoding tRNA (adenosine(37)-N6)-threonylcarbamoyltransferase complex transferase subunit TsaD, whose amino-acid sequence MKVLGIETSCDETGVAVYDTARAGSAGLLAHAVYSQIALHAEYGGVVPELASRDHVRKLLPLVRQTLAEAGLGVGDLDGVAYTAGPGLVGALLVGAGVARSLAWALELPAVGVHHMEGHLLAPLMEDDPPKPPFVALLVSGGHTQLVAVEAIGQYRLLGETLDDAAGEAFDKTAKLMGLPYPGGPQLARLAEQGAPGRFRFSRPMTDRPGLDFSFSGLKTQVMLAWRNSDQTDATRADIARGFEDAVVDTLAIKCERALDDAGCDVLVVAGGVGANTRLRARLQAMAAKRGGRACYPRPELCTDNGAMIAFAGALRLEAGQREPAAVHVVPRWDMAGLPAL is encoded by the coding sequence ATGAAAGTCCTCGGAATCGAAACCAGCTGCGACGAAACCGGCGTGGCCGTGTACGACACGGCGCGGGCGGGATCGGCCGGGCTGCTCGCCCACGCCGTCTACAGCCAGATCGCCCTGCACGCCGAGTATGGCGGGGTGGTGCCGGAACTGGCCAGCCGCGACCACGTGCGCAAGCTGCTGCCGCTGGTCCGCCAGACCCTGGCCGAGGCCGGCCTGGGCGTCGGCGACCTCGACGGCGTGGCCTATACGGCCGGCCCCGGCCTGGTGGGGGCGCTGCTGGTCGGCGCCGGGGTGGCGCGTTCGCTGGCCTGGGCGCTGGAACTGCCCGCGGTCGGCGTGCACCACATGGAGGGCCACCTGCTGGCCCCCTTGATGGAAGACGACCCGCCGAAGCCGCCATTCGTGGCCCTGCTGGTCTCCGGCGGCCACACCCAGCTGGTCGCGGTGGAGGCGATCGGGCAGTACCGCCTGCTTGGCGAAACCCTGGATGACGCCGCCGGCGAGGCCTTCGACAAGACCGCCAAGCTGATGGGGCTGCCGTATCCCGGTGGCCCACAGCTGGCGCGGCTGGCCGAGCAGGGCGCGCCCGGGCGGTTCCGCTTCTCGCGGCCGATGACCGACCGCCCCGGGTTGGACTTCAGCTTCAGCGGCCTGAAGACGCAGGTGATGCTGGCCTGGCGCAACAGCGACCAGACCGACGCCACCCGTGCCGACATCGCCCGCGGCTTCGAGGACGCGGTGGTCGACACCCTGGCCATCAAGTGCGAACGCGCGCTGGATGACGCCGGCTGCGACGTGCTGGTGGTGGCCGGCGGCGTGGGCGCCAACACGCGCCTGCGTGCGCGCCTGCAGGCCATGGCCGCCAAGCGCGGCGGCCGTGCCTGCTATCCGCGCCCGGAGCTGTGCACCGACAACGGCGCGATGATCGCCTTCGCCGGCGCGCTGCGCCTCGAGGCCGGCCAGCGCGAGCCGGCCGCGGTGCACGTCGTGCCGCGCTGGGACATGGCCGGACTGCCCGCGCTGTGA